CCGCGCAGGCTATTTCCCGATGCAGAAGCGCGAGAAGATTCGGTCGAGCAGATCGTTGGTGTAGACCGCCCCGGTCATCTCACCGAGGGGTTCGATGGCGCCACGCAGTGCGAGTGCGAGCAGTTCCGGAGTGTCGTTGTTTGCGGCTAGTGCGTGTGCCTCGCGCAGATGTTCGAGGCACGCGAGAACGTGATGTCGGCACCGGCTCTGACTCGGCGCCAGAGCCGGTCGCGTGAGCGATGTGACGGTGTCGCTCAGCGCTGAGTGAAGATTGTTGAGACCGCCGAATGCAAGAACGGAAACACTAACTGCATTGGTGTTCTTTGAGCGCGATTCGGGTAGCAAATCGCTCTTGGTTCGCACTTTAAGAACGTTCGCCCCGGTCGCGAGTAAGCGCCTCTCGTCGGTAATATCGAAGGCACCACGCTCATCACACCAAACGATCACGTCCGCACGAGTCGTTTGCTCACTGCCGAGTCTCTGGGCTTGTTCTTCGATCGTGTCGGATGCTCCTTGCCAGCCCGCCGTATCGATCAACTCAATTATCACGCCCCCAACAGTAACGAGCTGCGTGAGGTAGTCGCGCGTGGTTCCCGGGGTCGGGCTGACGAGAGCCACCGCGCCCGTAAGGGCATTAAACAAACTGCTCTTTCCTGCGTTCGGTAACCCCACAAGGGCCACGCGAACCGGGCGCCCGGATACAGTTCGGTCGTCGAGTTGTTTTTGCACCGTTTCGAGCAGATCAATCGCACGTTGAACGCGCGCGAGCAGTTCCGCCCGGCCGACGAACTCAATGTCTTCGTCCGCGAAATCGAGCGCGGCTTCAATGTCGGCGAGCAGGTTCAGCAGATCGTCACGAAGTACGTTAAGCGGTTGCGATACCCCGCCCGCGAGTTGCGCAAGAGCGGTAGTCAGATCCGCGTCGGTACCGGCCTCGATTACAGCTTGCACCGCTTCGGCTTGAGGAAGATCTTTCTTACCCGCGAGGAACGCCCGCATCGTGAATTCACCCGGGCGCGCCGGTCGAGCGCCGGCCGCGAGCAAGTCTGCGACGAGGCGCTCCACGAGTGGCGGGGAACCAACCGTGTGCAGTTCCGCGAGGTCTTGCCCGGTGTACGACTTGGGACCAGCGAAGAAATACAGCGACGCGGGGAGCGGAGAATGTACACCGCTGAGCCGAAGGAAGCCGGGGACAACACGCCGGGGGGGGAAACCTACCCCCCCGGCCCCCCTCCCTGAAGGGAAGGGGGAAACAGAATTTCCACGCTCGGTGAATGAGGCATTAGTCTCAGAGGTTTCGCGTGCCCGCTCCCCCTTCCCTTCAGGGAGGGGGGATGGGGGGATAGGTTCTGCCGCGAACACCGCCCTAATCACTGTGCGCGTGCCCGGTCCGCTGACACGAACGATCGCACGCGCAGCGGACCCGTTCGCCGACGATACCGCTACGATGGTGTCGTCCGGGTGAGGCGCAGTAGTCGCGGTGAGGCTCATCCGAACGCTCCACTAAATCCGGCGCAGAGCATCCACGCCAGTACTGCCCCTGGGCAGACCACGAGGGAACCGACGAGCAAATTGTAGCGCCCGCGTGGGCTGAGCGGGCCACTGCCGAACGCGGCATTGAAGAAGAAGTACAGCGCGACGAACCAAACCGGTGGAAACGCCAAGCCGATCCACGCAATGAAGAGCAGGCTACGGGCATAGTCCTCTCGCGAGCGCGGCGGCCGCTCGATCGATGTTGGGGATGCGACCGGTGGGGCCGGCAACTCTGGCGCGAGTAAGGTTTTCGGTGTTGGTAACTCGTCCTGCTCTTCCGCGCCGGCCGCTTCCGCTTCAGCGGCCAAAGCCTCCTCGTCCACTGGTTCGTCCGGTTCGTCGCTCCCGAGTGCCTGTTCCAGCACTGCGAGCGCGCGGTCCGCGTCCTCTTCAAGAACTTGCACCTTGATTCCACCAACCGCGTTTGACAGCAGCCAATCCATCGCGACGATCGCTTCGTCGGTAATGACCGCCTTGATTCCGGCAGCATCCAGTGCATTTCTCGCGATGTGCGCCTGACCGGCTAGATCGAACCTGGCAATCGTGACGAGTCGTCCCGCCATTGTGCGTCCTCAGTGTTCTTCTCGTTTCGCTTCGTACACCGACAATAGCCGAACGATCGAGGTTCGTACAGGAGCCGATAAATGACTGCCTCTGAAGCCTATGCCGAACTGGTCCGCCGGTCCAAAGAGCTCGGCGTACTCAACTCGTGTGCTGGGGTGTTGAACTGGGACCACCAGACCTACATGCCGCGCAACGGCGGCGCGCTCCGCGGTGAACAGATGGCGTTCCTCGCCAGCCTCTCGCACCAGAAGTTTACAGACCCCAAGGTCGGCGAACTGCTCGGTACGGTCGAGGCGTCAGACCTCGTGCGCAATCCCGAATCCGATGCCGGAGCTAATGTGCGCGAGCTGCGCCGCGGGTACGACCGCGCGACCAAAATCCCGCAAGCACTCGTCGAGGAACTGGCCCGCGTCACCACGCAAGCGCAACAGGTCTGGGAGCAAGCCAAGAAGAAGAACGACTACCCGAGCTTCCGCCCGCTGCTGGAACAGGTCGTCAAACTCAAGCGCGAAGAGGCGAACGCGGTCGGCTTCAAGGAGCACCCATACAACGCGCTCATCGAGGAATACGAACCGGGAACCACCGTCGCGGAACTGAAAACTCTATTCGCGGGGCTAACTGCCGAACTCGCCCCGCTCGTGCGGAAGATCGTCGCGTCCCCGAAACAGCCCGATAAAAGCGTGTTGGAGCGCGAGTTTCCCGTCGATCGGCAGAAAGTGTTCGCCGAAGCCGCCGCGGTCGCGATCGGGTTCGACTTCCACTCCGGGCGGCTCGATACCACCGCGCACCCGTTCTGCTCCGGGTTCGGCCCCGGCGATTGCCGCATTACAACGCGATACAACCCGCGGTTCTTTAACGAAGCGTTCTTCGGCGTGCTGCACGAAACCGGGCACGCGATGTACGAGCAGAACCTCCCGACTGACCACTTCGGCACGCCTCTCGGGGTCGCGTGCTCGTTCGGGATTCACGAGTCGCAGTCGCGCTTGTGGGAGAACCAGGTCGGGCGCGGGCGCCCCTTCTGGGATCACTTCTACCCACGGCTCCAGCAGACGTTCCCCTCCGCACTGACGGATGTGTCGAAAGAGGCCTTCTACTTCGCGATCAACGACGTCCGGCCGTCGCTCATTCGCGTCGAAGCGGACGAGGCGACTTACAACCTCCACATCGCGCTCCGGTTCGAGTTGGAGCTCGCGCTCCTGTCCGGTGATCTGACAACTGGCGACCTTCCGGGCGCGTGGGCCGAGCGGTTTGAAGCGCTGCTGGGATTAAAAGTTCCTGATGACGCTCGCGGATGCCTCCAAGACATTCACTGGAGTTTTGGTGGCATCGGA
This region of Gemmata massiliana genomic DNA includes:
- a CDS encoding tRNA modification GTPase; translation: MSLTATTAPHPDDTIVAVSSANGSAARAIVRVSGPGTRTVIRAVFAAEPIPPSPLPEGKGERARETSETNASFTERGNSVSPFPSGRGAGGVGFPPRRVVPGFLRLSGVHSPLPASLYFFAGPKSYTGQDLAELHTVGSPPLVERLVADLLAAGARPARPGEFTMRAFLAGKKDLPQAEAVQAVIEAGTDADLTTALAQLAGGVSQPLNVLRDDLLNLLADIEAALDFADEDIEFVGRAELLARVQRAIDLLETVQKQLDDRTVSGRPVRVALVGLPNAGKSSLFNALTGAVALVSPTPGTTRDYLTQLVTVGGVIIELIDTAGWQGASDTIEEQAQRLGSEQTTRADVIVWCDERGAFDITDERRLLATGANVLKVRTKSDLLPESRSKNTNAVSVSVLAFGGLNNLHSALSDTVTSLTRPALAPSQSRCRHHVLACLEHLREAHALAANNDTPELLALALRGAIEPLGEMTGAVYTNDLLDRIFSRFCIGK
- a CDS encoding putative signal transducing protein, whose translation is MAGRLVTIARFDLAGQAHIARNALDAAGIKAVITDEAIVAMDWLLSNAVGGIKVQVLEEDADRALAVLEQALGSDEPDEPVDEEALAAEAEAAGAEEQDELPTPKTLLAPELPAPPVASPTSIERPPRSREDYARSLLFIAWIGLAFPPVWFVALYFFFNAAFGSGPLSPRGRYNLLVGSLVVCPGAVLAWMLCAGFSGAFG
- a CDS encoding carboxypeptidase M32 produces the protein MTASEAYAELVRRSKELGVLNSCAGVLNWDHQTYMPRNGGALRGEQMAFLASLSHQKFTDPKVGELLGTVEASDLVRNPESDAGANVRELRRGYDRATKIPQALVEELARVTTQAQQVWEQAKKKNDYPSFRPLLEQVVKLKREEANAVGFKEHPYNALIEEYEPGTTVAELKTLFAGLTAELAPLVRKIVASPKQPDKSVLEREFPVDRQKVFAEAAAVAIGFDFHSGRLDTTAHPFCSGFGPGDCRITTRYNPRFFNEAFFGVLHETGHAMYEQNLPTDHFGTPLGVACSFGIHESQSRLWENQVGRGRPFWDHFYPRLQQTFPSALTDVSKEAFYFAINDVRPSLIRVEADEATYNLHIALRFELELALLSGDLTTGDLPGAWAERFEALLGLKVPDDARGCLQDIHWSFGGIGYFPTYTLGNLYAAQLMDAVRREFGDGIEEDFRRGDFTRLKGWLNQHVHRHGQRYRAGELCQRATGAPLSPKPFLSYLNEKFSALYGVC